The genomic stretch AGAACGAATGATTTTGATTGAGGTTTTTGTTTATGCAGGAATTATCGCTGCGAGCATTTCAGGTACTTTGGTTGGTATTCAAAAGAAGTTAGACTTATTTGGTGTTGTTTTTTTAGCTGCATGTACAGCATTGGGCGGTGGATTAATTCGTGATATTATTTTAGGTCAAACTGTACCGAATGCTTTTGCAAAACCTCAATACTTTATCGTAAGTGCAGTTGTTTCAATTGTAACATGGTTATTTTATCAACATACAAAGCAATTCCAAACAACTTTAATTCTTACTGATGCAATCGGTCTTGGTGTTTTTACTGCTGTAGGTTCATACTCAGCTATTGATCATGGGTTAAAAGGTTCTTTTTTAATTATTTCAATGGGATTAATCACTGGAATCGGTGGTGGAATTATGCGTGATGTATTCGCTAGAGAAATTCCATTTGTATTCCAAAAAGAAATTTATGCAATTGCAGCCATTATTGGTTCTGTGACAATTTTATTTACACATGGCGAATTTACGAAGCTTCAATCTTTATATATTTGTTTTCTAATTACAACAGCTATTAGAATTATTGCTGTAAGATACAAAGTTAA from Arthrobacter citreus encodes the following:
- a CDS encoding trimeric intracellular cation channel family protein, which produces MILIEVFVYAGIIAASISGTLVGIQKKLDLFGVVFLAACTALGGGLIRDIILGQTVPNAFAKPQYFIVSAVVSIVTWLFYQHTKQFQTTLILTDAIGLGVFTAVGSYSAIDHGLKGSFLIISMGLITGIGGGIMRDVFAREIPFVFQKEIYAIAAIIGSVTILFTHGEFTKLQSLYICFLITTAIRIIAVRYKVNFPIRKVNDKSFIA